The following nucleotide sequence is from Streptomyces brevispora.
TCTGCATGTCCTCTGGCTCCTGTCGCGCGCCGTTGCGTGACGTAGGTGAAAAAGACGACGTACCGCCACGACACGGGGTTTCCGGTCTGAGTCGACGCTATGCCGCTATGAGAGACGCCCGTGACCTTATTAGCCATTTTTGGCACTCGGGTCGGGCTGAGGGGATCAGTCAGGGCCCGGGCACTGTGGCACTCCGGGCGCAGGTCGGGGGCTTCGCTGCCCCCGCGACGTATCGCGCTGATCACGGGGTCCAGGCTATCTCGCTCGCCCCGGTCACCGTCACGAGCCGTTTGGGTACAAAGAAAACCCCGAACTTTGACACTCTGGACAGCGCGTCGGGCCGCGCTGTCGCACTCTGGTACCCGAAACAGGCCGACGACCCGTGGGGAGCCCAGCCATGGCACCGAAGATCCTGATCGTCACCGGCGACGCCGCCGAGTCCCTGGAAGTCCTCTATCCGTACCAGCGGCTGCGCGAGGAGGGGTACGACGTCCGCATCGCAGCCCCCTCCCGCAAGACGCTGCGCTTCGTGGTCCACGACTTCGAGCCCGGCTTCGACACGTACACCGAGAAGCCCGGCTACACCTGGCCCGCCGACCTGGCCTTCGCCGAGGTCGACCCGGACGACTACGTGGCCCTGGTCGTGCCGGGCGGCCGCGCCCCCGAGTACCTCCGCAACGACGCCGACCTGCGCAAGATCCTCACGGCGTTCTTCGACACGGACCGCCCGGTGGCCCAGATCTGCCACGGCCCGCTGATGACGGCTGCGGCCGGTGTGCTGAGGAACCGCCGGGTCACGGCGTATCCCGCGCTGGAACCGGACATGGACACGGCCGGGGCCGCGTTCCAGGACACCGAAGTCGTGGTGGACGGCACCCTGGTCTCGTCCCGCGCCTGGCCCGACCACTCGGCCTGGATGCGTGAGTTCCTGACCGTGCTCCGCACCAAGGCCCCGGTCACCTGAGCCGCCCTGCACCGCACGAAGGCCCGGGCCGCCCGATCCACCCTGCTCCGTATGGGGGCCCGGGCCGCCTGGGTACCGGCTCCCCCGCAGCCGCTGCTCGGCTACCTGCTCTGCCCGCCCAGCTGCTCGGCGAGCGCCGCGGCTTCGGCCAGGGTGTCCACGACGGGCACCCCGGCTTTTTCCAGGCTGGCCCGGCTGTGCGAACCACCCGTGTAGAGCACCGCTCTCGCACCGACATGGGCCGCGGCCACCGCGTCGTCCACCGCATCGCCGATGATCACCGCGTGCTCCGGGGATATCCCGTCCAGCGCCGCGAAATGCCGCTCCATGTGCTGCGCCTTGCTGCCGCCGGAGCGCCCGGTGCGGCCGTCGACGCGGAGGAAGTGCCCCTCGATCCCGTATCCCCGCACCACGGGGACCAGCTCATCGTGTCCGTACATGCTCAGCAGGGACTGGCTGCGGCCGGCCTGCTGCCACTGCGCGAGCAGCTCCGCGGCCCCCGCCGTCAGCCCGCAGCCCGTGCGCTGCTCGGTGTAGTGGCGGTGGAAGGCCACGTCCATCAGATCCCACTCGGCCTCGGTGGGCAGCCGGCCCATCAGCCGTTCGTAGAACCGGGGTATCGGGATGCAGTACATCTCCCGGTACTGGTCCAGGCTGATCGGCGCCACGCCGACCTCCCCGAACGCGGCGTTCGTCGCGCCGACGACCGCGGTGTTGTCGTCGAGCAGCGTGCCGTTCCAGTCCCAGACCAGATGTGTGCGGTACTTCCCCTGCGTCCCCATGCCGAGAAAAATACCCGCCGCCACTGACAACCGCCGCGGCGGCCGTTCCTCAGCCGATCAGGCTCTCGATCTCCTGGATGCCGAACCACAGCAGTTCGTGGTCCTCGGCCCCGTCCACGGTGAACTGCGCGTCGCCGTCACCGAGGTCCGCCGCCCCCAGCGCTGCCGCGGCCGCGCTGACGTCCTTGTCCGCCTCGTCCGAGTCGACGTGCACCGCGGCAGCCTTGGTCAGCGCCACCGCGGAGGCGATCGTGACCTCACCGAGCGACGAGGCGTCCAGGATGTGGTCCGGATCGGCGACCGCGGCCCCGTCCGGCACATCGACCGCGACGACGACGCGACGGCGGGCGGCACCGGGGTCCCCGGCGATCATCCGCAGCGACGCGGACGCGGCCCGGTTGAGCGCCGCGTACTCCAGCTCCTCGATGTCGTCGGAGACGTACCACTCACGCAGTCCGGGGGTCACCGCGTACGCGGTGAGCGGACCGGGGCCCAGCTCGCCCGCCCTGTGCGCCGCTGCGAGACCGGAGAGGGTCAGGGGGACGTACACGCGCATGGCTTGGCCGCTTTCGTAGTCGGAGACGCCCTCAGGATACGTGCGACGTCCCCCTTTGGGGTTACCTGTACGGGCCCCGCCCCGTCCACCCGGCAACCGCCGCTCACCCTGCCCGCCCCGTCCCCGCCACCCCCTCCCGTCCCGGCCCACCACCCGGATAGGTGAATTCCTGGCACCCTCCACCGGCCGCGCCGACGCTTGCGGCCGCGCCGCCGCCCCCGTAGAAGATCCCCAGCAGAAGTTACCGCCCGGTATACGCCGGGCCTCTGAAGCACGGGGGCGATGAGCAGTGACCATGAACAGGACCCGGCCCGCCGGACGGCACGACGCACGCAGGCCCGAAACCGTCCCCACGCAACGCCACCGGACACCCCGGCGCATCCGTCCCCACCAGTGGTTCGCGGAACGCCTCCTGGCGGTCCTCAGCGGCCAGCGCCCCGTCCACTGGATGCTGGGCCACACCATCGGCGATGCCTACGACCAGCTCGCCGAACTGGCCCCAGCCACCCCGCTCCGCAGCCGCGGCGCCCGCCCCGTGATCCGCATGTGCCGCGGCGCCCAGCCGGCCCCGGGCGTGGTGGAGGCCTGCGCGAGCATCGCGGCGGGCGAACAGGTCCGCGCCATGGCCTTCCGCCTGGAACAGGGCCCCGACCTCCGCTGGCGCTGCGCCGCGGTGGAACTGGGCAGCACCCCGGCCCGCCATCCCTGACCGAAGGAGAGTCCATCCCCCATCCCCATCCGTAAGGGTCTGTACGACCCACAGAGGCCCGTACAAACCCCTCCCGACCACAGTCCCTCCCCGTCTCTCCCTACCGACGCACCCAGCCCCCGTTCCAGCCCCTCCGGCGTTTGAGGAGCGGGGCCCGGGGCGGAGCCCCGGTTGCGGGAAGGGGCGGGCAGGGGACCAGGCCTGCAGCAGGCGCACCCCACCCGCACCCACCCCGCACCGCCGAGCCACCCCCACCCCGCACCCACCCCACGCACAACGGCCGGGGCCGAACACCCAACGGTGTCCGGCCCCGGCCGCGATCCAACGATCAGCGCACGCTACTTCTTGCGGCGCCGCCCACCCCCACCACTCTTCTGCGCCTTGCGCCGCTCAGCCCGGGTAAGACCGTCGGACTCACCACCGACCCCGTCACCGTTGGAGAAGTCGCCCTCGACGACGCCGCCCTCCCCGTCCACCGTGGGAGCGGAGAAGTGCAGCCGGTCGGGCCGCTGCGGAGCGTCGAGCCCCTTGGCCCGGATCTCCGGACGCGCCGCCGGGACCGCGTCCTCCTTGGACAGCGAGGTCCCCGCGTCCTGCACCGGCACCTCCTCGACCTGCTGCTCGACCTGGACCTCCAGGTTGAACAGGTAGCCGACGGACTCCTCCTTGATGCCCTCCATCATGGCGTTGAACATGTCGAAGCCCTCGCGCTGGTACTCGATCAGCGGGTCCTTCTGCGCCATGGCCCGGAGGCCGATGCCTTCCTGGAGGTAGTCCATCTCGTAGAGGTGCTCACGCCACTTGCGGTCCAGTACGGACAGCACCACGCGCCGCTCCAGCTCACGCATGATGTCGGAGCCGAGCGTCTTCTCCCGCTCGTCGTACTGCTCGTGGATGTCGTCCTTGACCGACTCGGCGATGAACTCGGCGGTGACCCCGGCGAGATCCCCGGCGGCCTCCTCCAGCTCGGCGACCGTGACCTTCACCGGGTAGAGCTGCTTGAACGCGCCCCACAGCCGGTCCAGGTCCCACTCCTCGGCGAACCCCTCCGCCGTCTCCTGGCGGATGTAGTCGTCGATCGTGTCGTCCATGAAGTGGCGGATCTGGTCCTGCAGGTCCTCGCCCTCCAGGACCCGGCGCCGCTCGCCGTAGATGACCTCACGCTGCCGGTTG
It contains:
- a CDS encoding DUF6912 family protein — translated: MRVYVPLTLSGLAAAHRAGELGPGPLTAYAVTPGLREWYVSDDIEELEYAALNRAASASLRMIAGDPGAARRRVVVAVDVPDGAAVADPDHILDASSLGEVTIASAVALTKAAAVHVDSDEADKDVSAAAAALGAADLGDGDAQFTVDGAEDHELLWFGIQEIESLIG
- a CDS encoding DJ-1/PfpI family protein, which gives rise to MAPKILIVTGDAAESLEVLYPYQRLREEGYDVRIAAPSRKTLRFVVHDFEPGFDTYTEKPGYTWPADLAFAEVDPDDYVALVVPGGRAPEYLRNDADLRKILTAFFDTDRPVAQICHGPLMTAAAGVLRNRRVTAYPALEPDMDTAGAAFQDTEVVVDGTLVSSRAWPDHSAWMREFLTVLRTKAPVT
- a CDS encoding Rv3235 family protein is translated as MTMNRTRPAGRHDARRPETVPTQRHRTPRRIRPHQWFAERLLAVLSGQRPVHWMLGHTIGDAYDQLAELAPATPLRSRGARPVIRMCRGAQPAPGVVEACASIAAGEQVRAMAFRLEQGPDLRWRCAAVELGSTPARHP
- a CDS encoding HAD family hydrolase, whose protein sequence is MGTQGKYRTHLVWDWNGTLLDDNTAVVGATNAAFGEVGVAPISLDQYREMYCIPIPRFYERLMGRLPTEAEWDLMDVAFHRHYTEQRTGCGLTAGAAELLAQWQQAGRSQSLLSMYGHDELVPVVRGYGIEGHFLRVDGRTGRSGGSKAQHMERHFAALDGISPEHAVIIGDAVDDAVAAAHVGARAVLYTGGSHSRASLEKAGVPVVDTLAEAAALAEQLGGQSR